A section of the Phacochoerus africanus isolate WHEZ1 chromosome 4, ROS_Pafr_v1, whole genome shotgun sequence genome encodes:
- the PLCB3 gene encoding 1-phosphatidylinositol 4,5-bisphosphate phosphodiesterase beta-3: MAGARPGVHALQLEPPTVVETLRRGSKFIKWDEEASSRNLVTLRVDSNGFFLYWTGPNMEVDTLDISSIRDTRTGRYARLPKDPKIREVLGFGGPEARLEEKLMTVVAGPDPVNTTFLNFMAVQDDTAKVWSEELFKLAMNILAQNASRNTFLRKAYTKLKLQVNQDGRIPVKNILKMFSADKKRVETALESCGLNFNRSESIRPDEFSLEIFERFLNKLCLRPDIDKILLEIGAKGKPYLTLEQLMDFINQKQRDPRLNEVLYPPLRPSQARQLIEKYEPNKQFLERDQMSMEGFSRYLGGEENSILPLEALDLSADMTQPLSSYFINSSHNTYLTAGQLAGASSVEMYRQALLWGCRCVELDVWKGRPPEEEPFITHGFTMTTEVPLRDVLEAIAETAFKTSPYPVILSFENHVDSAKQQAKMAEYCRSIFGDALLIDPLDKYPLAPGVPLPSPQDLMGRILVKNKKRHRPSTGGVPDSSIRKRPLEQSNSALSESSAATEPSSPQLGSPSSDSCPGLSNGEEAGLEKPSLEPQKSLGEEGLPRGSDAYREEEEEDEEEEEQSDPKKPTTDEGTASSEVNATEEMSTLVNYIEPVKFKSFEAARKRNKCFEMSSFVETKAMEQLTKSPMEFVEYNKQQLSRIYPKGTRVDSSNYMPQLFWNVGCQLVALNFQTLDVAMQLNAGVFEYNGRSGYLLKPEFMRRPDKSFDPFTEVIVDGIVANALRVKVISGQFLSDRKVGIYVEVDMFGLPVDTRRKYRTRTSQGNSFNPVWDEEPFDFPKVVLPTLASLRIAAFEEGGKFVGHRILPVSAIRSGYHYICLRNEANQPLCLPALLIYTEASDYIPDDHQDYAEALINPIKHVSLMDQRAKQLAALIGESEAQAGPETSQETQSQQPGSQLTPNPTPSPLDASPRRPPGPTTSPTSTSLSSPGQRDDLVASILSEVAPAPLDDLRGHKALVKLRSRQERDLRELRKKHQRKAVALTRRLLDGLAQARAEGRCRPRPGVLGGEDEKEEEEEVKRYQEFQKKQVQCLLELREAQADIEAERRLEHLKQAQQRLREVVMEAHTTQFKRLKEMNDREKKELQKILDRKRHNSISEAKTREKHKKEAELTEINRRHITESVNSIRRLEEAQKQRHERLVAGQQQILQQLAEEEPKLLAQLAQECQEQRERLPQEIRWSLLGETPEGLGDGHLVACASNGHAPGSSGHLSGADSESQEENTKL; the protein is encoded by the exons ATGGCGGGCGCCAGGCCCGGCGTCCACGCGCTGCAGCTGGAGCCGCCCACCGTCGTGGAGACCCTGCGGCGCGGGAGTAAGTTCATCAAATGGGACGAG GAGGCCTCCAGTCGGAACCTGGTGACCCTGCGCGTGGACTCCAATGGATTTTTCCTTTACTGGACAGGACCCAATATG GAAGTAGACACACTGGACATAAGTTCCATCAGGGACACGAGGACAGGCCGTTACGCCCGCCTGCCCAAG GACCCCAAGATCCGGGAGGTGTTGGGCTTTGGGGGCCCCGAGGCCCGGCTGGAGGAGAAGTTGATGACGGTGGTGGCCGGGCCAGACCCAGTGAACACCACATTCTTGAACTTCATGGCCGTGCAGGATGACACAGCCAAG gtctgGTCCGAGGAGCTGTTCAAGCTGGCTATGAACATCCTGGCTCAGAACGCCTCCCGGAACACCTTCTTGCGCAAAGC GTACACGAAGCTGAAGCTGCAGGTGAACCAGGACGGGCGGATCCCGGTCAAGAA CATCCTGAAGATGTTCTCAGCAGACAAGAAGCGGGTAGAGACTGCACTGGAATCCTGTGGCCTCAATTTCAACCGG AGCGAGTCCATCCGGCCTGACGAGTTCTCCTTGGAAATCTTCGAGCGGTTCCTGaacaagctgtgtctgcggccgGACATTGACAAGATCCTGCTGGAGAT AGGCGCCAAGGGTAAGCCGTACCTGACGCTGGAGCAGCTCATGGACTTCATCAACCAGAAGCAACGGGACCCAAGGCTCAATGAAGTGCTGTACCCGCCTCTGCGGCCCTCCCAGGCCCGGCAGCTCATCGAGAAGTATGAGCCCAACAAGCAGTTCTTGGAGAGAG ACCAGATGTCCATGGAGGGTTTCAGCCGCTACCTGGGAGGTGAGGAGAACAGCATCCTGCCCCTAGAGGCCTTGGATCTGAGCGCGGACATGACCCAGCCGCTGAGCTCCTACTTCATCAACTCCTCACACAACACGTATCTCACCG CGGGGCAGCTGGCCGGGGCCTCGTCGGTGGAGATGTACCGCCAGGCGCTGCTGTGGGGCTGCCGCTGCGTGGAGCTGGACGTGTGGAAGGGGCGGCCGCCCGAGGAGGAGCCCTTCATCACGCACGGCTTCACCATGACCACGGAGGTGCCGCTGCGCGACGTGCTCGAGGCCATCGCGGAGACCGCCTTCAAGACCTCGCCCTACCCCGTCATCCTCTCCTTCGAGAACCACGTGGACTC AGCAAAGCAGCAGGCCAAGATGGCCGAGTACTGCCGCTCCATCTTTGGGGACGCACTGCTCATTGACCCACTGGACAAGTACCCG CTGGCCCCGGGcgtccccctgcccagcccccaggaccTGATGGGCCGCATCCTCGTGAAGAACAAGAAGCGGCACCGGCCGAGCACGGGCGGCGTCCCGGACAGCTCCATACGCAAGCGGCCGCTCGAGCAGAGCAACTCGGCCTTGAGCGAGAGCTCCGCCGCCACCGAGCCCTCCTCGCCCCAGCTCG GGTCCCCCAGCTCTGACAGCTGCCCAGGCCTGAGCAATGGGGAGGAGGCGGGCCTCGAGAAGCCCAGCCTGGAGCCTCAGAAGTCTCTGGGCGAGGAGGGTTTGCCGCGGGGCTCTGATGCCTAccgcgaggaggaggaggaggacgaggaagAAGAGGAACAGTCGGACCCCAAAAAGCCGACCACAGATGAG GGCACTGCCAGCAGTGAAGTCAATGCCACTGAGGAAATGTCAACACTGGTCAACTACATCGAGCCTGTGAAGTTCAAGTCCTTCGAGGCTGCGCGAA AAAGGAACAAGTGCTTCGAGATGTCCTCCTTCGTGGAGACCAAGGCCATGGAGCAACTGACCAAGAGCCCCATGGAGTTTGTGGA ATACAACAAGCAGCAGCTCAGCCGCATCTACCCCAAGGGCACCCGCGTGGACTCGTCCAACTACATGCCCCAGCTCTTCTGGAACGTGGGCTGCCAGCTCGTTGCACTGAACTTCCAGACCCTGG ACGTGGCGATGCAGCTCAACGCGGGCGTGTTCGAGTACAACGGGCGCAGCGGCTACCTCCTCAAACCCGAGTTCATGCGGCGGCCGGACAAGTCCTTTGACCCCTTCACCGAGGTCATCGTGGACGGCATCGTGGCCAATGCCTTGCGGGTCAAG GTCATCTCGGGGCAGTTCCTGTCCGACAGGAAGGTGGGCATCTACGTGGAGGTGGATATGTTCGGCCTCCCCGTTGACACCCGGCGCAAGTACCGCACGCGGACTTCTCAGGGGAACTCGTTCAACCCCGTGTGGGACGAGGAGCCCTTCGATTTCCCCAAG GTGGTGCTACCCACACTGGCTTCTCTGCGCATCGCGGCCTTTGAGGAGGGCGGCAAGTTCGTGGGCCACCGGATCCTGCCTGTCTCTGCCATTCGCTCAG GGTACCACTACATCTGCCTGCGGAACGAGGCCAACCAGCCACTGTGCCTGCCAGCCCTGCTCATCTACACCGAGGCCTCCGATTACATCCCCGACGACCACCAGG ACTACGCAGAGGCCCTGATCAACCCCATCAAGCACGTCAGTCTGATGGACCAGAGGGCCAAGCAGCTGGCCGCCCTCATTGGGGAGAGCGAG GCTCAGGCTGGCCCGGAGACAAGCCAGGAGACCCAGTCTCAGCAGCCAGGATCCCAGCTGACCCCAAACCCCACACCCAGCCCCCTGGACGCCTCCCCCCGCCGGCCCCCGGGCCCTACCACCTCCCCCACCAGCACCTCCCTCAGCAGCCCAG GTCAGCGTGATGACCTCGTTGCCAGCATCCTCTCAG AGGTGGCCCCAGCCCCGCTGGACGATCTCCGAGGCCACAAGGCCCTGGTGAAGCTCCGGAGCCGGCAAGAGCGAGACCTGCGGGAGCTGCGCAAGAAGCATCAGCGGAAGGCTGTGGCCCTCACTCGCCGGTTGCTCGACGGCCTGGCCCAGGCCCGGGCTGAGGGCAGGTGCCGGCCCCGGCCAGGTGTCCT AGGCGGGGAGGacgagaaggaggaggaggaggaggtgaagaGGTATCAGGAGTTCCAAAAGAAACAGGTGCAGTGTCTGCTGGAGCTGAGGGAGGCCCAGGCCGACATAGAGGCCGAGCGGAGGCTGGAGCACCTGAAACAG GCTCAGCAGCGGCTCAGGGAGGTTGTCATGGAGGCTCACACAACTCAGTTCAAGAGACTGAAGGAGATGAATGACAG GGAGAAGAAGGAACTGCAGAAGATCTTGGACAGGAAGCGCCACAACAGCATCTCGGAGGCCAAGACCAGAGAGAAACATAAGAAGGAGGC GGAACTGACAGAGATTAACCGTCGGCACATCACTGAGTCGGTCAACTCCATCCGTCGG CTGGAGGAGGCCCAGAAGCAGCGGCATGAACGCCTTGTGGCTGGGCAGCAGCAGATCCTACAACAGCTGGCAGAAGAAGAGCCCAAG ctgctggcccagctGGCCCAGGAGTGTCAGGAGCAGCGGGAGAGGCTGCCCCAGGAGATCCGCTGGAGCCTGCTGGGCGAGACACCGGAGGGACTGGGGGACGGGCATCTGGTGGCCTGTGCCAGCAATGGTCACGCGCCTGGGAGCAGCGGGCACCTGTCGGGCGCTGACTCGGAGAGCCAAGAGGAGAATACGAAGCTCTGA
- the PPP1R14B gene encoding LOW QUALITY PROTEIN: protein phosphatase 1 regulatory subunit 14B (The sequence of the model RefSeq protein was modified relative to this genomic sequence to represent the inferred CDS: inserted 1 base in 1 codon; deleted 1 base in 1 codon), with amino-acid sequence MLQLPPGTPAAAXRRGAERSGARDLTRASGPEPAGGRPGGGGAGRGRTSHVAPAAAMADSGPAGGAALAAPAPGPGSSGAGPRVYFQSPPGAAGEGPGGADDEGPVRRQGKVTVKYDRKELRKRLNLEEWILEQLTRLYDCQEEEIPELEIDVDELLDMESDDTRAARVKELLVDCYKPTEAFISGLLDKIRGMQKLSTPQKK; translated from the exons ATGCTGCAGCTGCCCCCGGGCACCCCCGCCGCCG CTCGCCGCGGAGCTGAGCGGAGTGGAGCTCGAGACCTAACCCGAGCCAGCGGCCCGGAGCCAGCCGGCGGGCGGCCCGGAGGCGGCGGCGCAGGGAGGGGCCGGACG TCGCACGTGGCCCCGGCGGCCGCCATGGCGGACAGCGGCCCCGCGGGGGGCGCGGCGTTGGCGGCCCCGGCCCCGGGGCCGGGCAGTAGTGGCGCAGGGCCCCGCGTCTACTTTCAGAGCCCCCCTGGGGCAGCAGGCGAGGGTCCGGGAGGCGCGGACGACGAGGGCCCAGTGAGACGCCAAGGGAAGGTCACGGTCAAGTACGACCGCAAGGAGCTACGGAAGCGCCTCAACCTGGAGGAGTGGATCCTGGAGCAGCTCACTCGCCTCTACGACTGCCAG gaagAGGAGATCCCAGAGCTGGAGATTGATGTGGATGAACTCCTGGACATGGAGAGCGATGATACCCGGGCTGCCAGGGTCAAG GAGCTGCTGGTTGACTGTTACAAACCCACTGAG gccttCATCTCTGGCCTGCTGGACAAGATCCGGGGCATGCAGAAGCTGAGCACACCCCAGAAGAAGTAA